The Terriglobia bacterium genome includes a region encoding these proteins:
- a CDS encoding helix-turn-helix transcriptional regulator — MKNSTKLDVDLFENLKLELRRGCLIVAVLAQLRQEHYGYTLRKALDDLGLAIDEGTLYPLLRRLETQGLLVSEWREENKRNKRFYRLSRQGELILQHLLQEWHTINASIERILREA; from the coding sequence ATGAAAAACAGTACCAAGCTCGACGTTGACCTGTTTGAGAACCTCAAGCTGGAACTGCGCCGTGGCTGCCTGATCGTCGCTGTCTTGGCCCAGCTCAGGCAAGAACACTATGGATACACGTTGCGCAAAGCCCTTGACGATCTCGGCTTGGCCATTGATGAAGGCACGCTCTACCCGCTGCTGCGCCGCCTTGAAACGCAGGGCTTGCTGGTCAGTGAGTGGCGTGAAGAAAACAAGCGCAACAAACGCTTTTACCGGCTTTCGCGGCAGGGTGAGCTGATCTTGCAGCACTTATTGCAGGAGTGGCACACCATCAACGCATCTATTGAACGGATTTTGCGGGAGGCATAA
- a CDS encoding helix-turn-helix transcriptional regulator, giving the protein MDVAKTVYRKLREAQGELTQRAFARKLGISVGLVARLTTGPENMTLSTLAKISRALHVMPSQLLDDGDTHHRKGR; this is encoded by the coding sequence ATGGACGTAGCCAAAACTGTGTACCGGAAGCTTCGCGAGGCGCAAGGCGAATTGACGCAACGTGCCTTTGCCAGAAAGCTAGGTATCTCAGTTGGATTGGTAGCCCGCCTGACCACCGGTCCTGAAAATATGACTTTATCGACTCTTGCGAAGATCAGCCGCGCCTTGCACGTTATGCCGTCACAGCTCCTGGACGATGGCGACACACACCATCGCAAAGGCCGCTAA
- a CDS encoding MEDS domain-containing protein produces the protein MVFQQGDHVCALYLTPEEQLTAAVEYIRGGLGRGERCFYVCCEHTLDEFRSALKQGGIDVESEEARGAILLATKDSGHLEGGKFDPEKMIALLESAVNDALSAGFKGLCAAGDMNWVLDGVPGTEKLVEYEARLNRFYESSHALGLCLYNLRTMPPESIDHCLATHKFVRIEGPILLSNPFYELPEEAFSRTARPDEVAGKLQIIYAA, from the coding sequence ATGGTGTTTCAGCAAGGCGATCATGTTTGTGCTTTATACCTCACTCCTGAAGAACAGCTCACAGCAGCAGTTGAATATATTCGCGGCGGCCTGGGCCGGGGCGAACGGTGCTTTTATGTTTGCTGCGAACATACGCTGGATGAGTTTAGATCCGCTTTAAAACAGGGTGGAATTGACGTTGAGTCAGAAGAAGCGCGCGGCGCCATCCTGCTGGCTACAAAGGACAGCGGTCACCTGGAAGGCGGCAAGTTTGATCCGGAAAAGATGATCGCATTGCTGGAGAGTGCTGTGAACGACGCGCTGAGCGCGGGATTTAAGGGCCTTTGTGCCGCCGGGGACATGAATTGGGTGCTGGACGGGGTTCCGGGCACGGAAAAGCTTGTGGAGTACGAGGCCCGGCTGAATCGCTTTTATGAATCGAGCCACGCGCTGGGGCTGTGCCTGTACAACCTGAGAACGATGCCGCCGGAATCAATCGATCATTGCCTGGCAACGCACAAATTCGTACGCATTGAAGGTCCGATACTGCTCTCAAATCCTTTCTACGAATTGCCGGAAGAGGCGTTTTCGCGAACTGCCCGTCCGGATGAAGTAGCGGGCAAGCTGCAGATAATCTACGCAGCCTGA
- a CDS encoding PxKF domain-containing protein translates to MKTKSLSLRLALCLVLLLSSVLVSPPRVVKASTNGIVISQIYGGGGNAGSTFKNDFIEIFNADGATVNLSGWSVQYSSAAGTTWQVTALNGSLAPGQYFLIQESQGAGGTTNLPTPNATGNIAMSATAGKVALVSSTVALSGGCPVGGAIVDFVGYGTGTGGASCFEGTAAAPTLTNTTADFRRNNGLQDTDSNTADFITGAPNPRNTPVGTTNPSGAGAASPASVIQGGTTLLTVLVTTGANPTSSGIVVSGDLSSIGGSATEPFFDDGTNGDVTAGNNTFSFSTVVTITTTPGTKSLPISISDAQGRSGSATITLTVTTAPLNLSIHDIQGPGDTSPVVGKLVSTTGIVTAVVSNGFFIQNPDNAADADPNTSEGVFVFTSSRPAAVAAVGNFVQVTGTVNEFIPSSDPNSPPSTEISGSPSISLISTGNPLPTPVTLTAADTNPAGPIDQLEKYEGMRVHVDVMTVSGPTDGNLNEANATSTSNGVFFGVIAGILQPFREPGVQLPDPLPAGAPLTVTRWDTNPEILRVNTAVQSGSNVLDVTTGATVTNLTGPLDFNSRFYSILTDPNTATASGNVSATPVPVAAPNELTIANFNMERFFDTVNDPATSDVALTPTAFANRLNKASLAIRTVLNTPDVIGVEEMENLTTLQALADKVNADAVAAGQPDPNYQPFLVEGNDVGGIDVGLLVKGAINVVSVEQVGKDTTFLQPDGTTALLNDRPPLVLMATASQPNSDTSLPFTMVVNHLRSLLSIDDPVDGPRVRAKREAQAEFLANLLQLHQAAGENVISVCDCNAFEFSDGYVDVIGTILGRPAPVDQVVLASPDLVDPDFTDLVTTLPRDQQYSYDFNGSHQVLDHVVVNSTLLSKLSRFAIARNDADFPEVFRNDPNRPERISDHDMPVAYFTLPEATPPVLHLPANITAEATSPAGAIVSFIATATDARDTNVIVTCAPPSGSTFALGGTTVNCSATNSRNKTAEGSFSITVVDTTAPLVVLNGVINGATYTLGAVPAASCSTSDSVTGVAVQASLSISGGTANGVGHFTATCSGAQDGAGNIAAPVSASYDVDYLFNGFFSPVSNNKVFKLGSTVPLKWTLQNAQQGFISSFSSIAAVQIAPDPSCSAGGEGVPFDAGSAGNSGLQFQDNTFQFNWKTDGLAAGCYEAIVSLDDGTRKPVFVTLR, encoded by the coding sequence ATGAAAACGAAATCCCTCTCTCTTCGCCTGGCCTTGTGCCTTGTCCTTCTTCTTAGCTCAGTCCTGGTTTCTCCGCCTCGCGTGGTTAAAGCCAGCACCAATGGCATCGTCATCAGCCAGATTTACGGAGGCGGCGGCAACGCCGGCTCAACCTTCAAGAATGACTTTATTGAGATTTTCAATGCTGATGGAGCCACGGTAAATCTGAGCGGATGGTCGGTTCAGTATTCCTCGGCCGCTGGAACAACGTGGCAGGTAACGGCGTTGAACGGCTCGCTCGCTCCCGGACAGTATTTTCTGATCCAGGAATCGCAGGGCGCAGGCGGCACAACGAATCTTCCCACGCCTAACGCCACGGGCAACATCGCAATGAGCGCCACGGCGGGGAAAGTCGCGCTGGTCAGCAGCACGGTTGCACTTTCCGGCGGCTGTCCGGTCGGCGGCGCGATCGTCGATTTCGTAGGCTATGGCACCGGCACGGGTGGCGCCTCCTGTTTTGAAGGCACGGCGGCTGCTCCTACGCTCACCAACACTACTGCGGATTTTCGCCGCAACAACGGCCTCCAGGACACTGACAGCAACACCGCAGACTTCATCACCGGTGCGCCCAATCCTCGCAACACTCCGGTTGGGACCACGAATCCCAGCGGTGCTGGCGCGGCCAGTCCCGCTTCAGTGATTCAAGGCGGCACAACTTTGCTCACCGTGCTGGTAACGACCGGCGCCAACCCAACGAGTAGCGGCATCGTCGTTTCCGGTGATCTCAGCAGTATTGGCGGCTCAGCCACCGAGCCATTCTTTGACGACGGCACCAATGGCGACGTGACCGCCGGAAACAACACGTTCTCATTCTCCACGGTTGTTACCATCACCACCACGCCCGGAACAAAATCTCTGCCGATTTCTATTTCAGACGCGCAGGGCCGTAGCGGCTCAGCCACTATCACCCTTACCGTTACCACCGCGCCCCTGAATCTCTCGATCCATGATATTCAAGGCCCGGGCGACACTTCACCTGTCGTCGGCAAGCTTGTTTCAACCACGGGAATTGTTACCGCAGTCGTCTCGAACGGCTTCTTCATCCAGAACCCTGACAATGCTGCGGATGCTGATCCCAACACCTCGGAAGGCGTCTTCGTGTTCACATCCAGCCGTCCCGCTGCGGTGGCTGCAGTCGGAAATTTTGTTCAGGTGACTGGCACCGTGAACGAATTTATTCCCAGCAGTGATCCCAATAGCCCGCCTTCGACTGAAATTTCCGGATCACCTTCAATCTCGCTGATCAGCACAGGGAATCCGCTGCCTACGCCAGTCACGCTCACTGCAGCGGATACCAATCCTGCCGGTCCCATCGACCAGCTGGAAAAATATGAAGGCATGCGCGTTCACGTTGACGTAATGACCGTCAGCGGCCCGACGGACGGCAATCTTAACGAAGCCAATGCCACGTCCACTTCCAACGGCGTCTTCTTTGGCGTAATTGCCGGTATTCTCCAGCCATTCCGTGAGCCCGGAGTGCAACTGCCGGATCCGCTGCCAGCCGGCGCTCCTTTAACAGTGACGCGTTGGGACACAAACCCGGAAATCCTCCGCGTGAATACGGCTGTCCAGAGCGGCTCAAACGTTCTTGATGTCACCACCGGCGCGACTGTAACCAACCTCACCGGTCCGCTTGATTTCAACTCTCGTTTCTACAGCATCCTGACCGATCCCAATACCGCTACGGCCAGCGGCAATGTGAGCGCAACGCCTGTTCCGGTTGCTGCGCCCAACGAACTGACCATCGCCAACTTCAATATGGAGCGCTTCTTTGACACCGTCAACGACCCTGCCACCAGTGACGTTGCGCTTACACCAACGGCCTTTGCCAATCGCCTGAACAAGGCTTCTTTGGCGATCCGCACCGTGCTCAACACGCCGGACGTCATCGGCGTGGAAGAGATGGAAAACCTGACTACTCTGCAAGCGCTCGCGGACAAAGTAAATGCCGACGCAGTTGCCGCTGGCCAGCCTGATCCCAACTATCAGCCGTTTCTGGTTGAGGGCAATGACGTGGGCGGGATCGATGTTGGTCTTCTCGTCAAGGGCGCCATCAACGTGGTCTCTGTGGAGCAGGTTGGCAAGGACACAACTTTCCTCCAGCCCGATGGCACTACCGCGCTGCTCAATGATCGTCCGCCACTGGTGCTGATGGCAACCGCTTCACAGCCGAACTCTGATACTTCACTGCCATTCACCATGGTCGTCAACCATCTACGCTCTCTGCTGAGTATCGATGATCCGGTGGATGGCCCGCGCGTCCGCGCCAAGCGTGAAGCGCAGGCTGAATTCCTGGCTAATCTTTTGCAATTGCATCAGGCTGCAGGTGAAAACGTAATCTCGGTCTGTGATTGCAATGCCTTTGAATTCAGTGACGGCTATGTCGATGTGATAGGGACCATTCTCGGCCGGCCCGCGCCGGTTGATCAGGTTGTTCTTGCCAGCCCAGACCTTGTGGATCCTGACTTCACTGATCTGGTCACTACCTTGCCGCGCGACCAGCAATACTCGTACGACTTCAATGGCAGCCACCAGGTGCTGGACCACGTGGTGGTGAACTCGACCCTGCTGTCAAAGCTGAGCCGTTTCGCTATCGCGCGGAATGATGCGGATTTCCCTGAAGTCTTCCGCAATGATCCCAACCGCCCGGAGCGCATTTCCGACCATGACATGCCCGTGGCTTACTTCACCTTGCCTGAGGCCACGCCTCCGGTATTGCACCTGCCAGCAAACATCACCGCTGAAGCTACCAGCCCAGCGGGGGCGATCGTGAGCTTTATCGCGACGGCAACAGATGCGCGAGACACAAATGTTATTGTGACTTGCGCTCCGCCGTCGGGTTCCACGTTTGCTCTGGGCGGCACAACGGTAAATTGTTCCGCCACCAACAGCCGCAACAAAACCGCGGAAGGCAGCTTCAGCATTACGGTTGTCGACACCACCGCGCCGCTGGTTGTGCTGAACGGCGTCATCAACGGAGCAACCTACACTCTGGGCGCGGTCCCAGCGGCAAGCTGCTCGACCTCGGATTCAGTTACCGGTGTCGCGGTGCAAGCCTCACTTTCCATCAGCGGCGGGACTGCTAACGGCGTTGGCCATTTCACCGCCACATGCAGCGGGGCCCAGGATGGCGCGGGCAATATCGCCGCGCCGGTAAGCGCCAGCTACGATGTGGACTATCTGTTCAACGGCTTCTTCAGCCCCGTTTCAAACAACAAGGTTTTCAAGTTGGGCTCAACCGTTCCCTTGAAATGGACGCTCCAGAACGCGCAACAGGGTTTTATCAGTAGCTTTAGCTCGATTGCAGCCGTGCAGATAGCGCCCGATCCATCGTGCTCAGCCGGCGGTGAGGGCGTTCCTTTTGACGCTGGATCAGCCGGGAATTCCGGGCTGCAGTTCCAGGACAACACTTTCCAGTTCAACTGGAAGACCGATGGCCTGGCCGCCGGATGTTATGAAGCGATCGTTTCTCTGGACGATGGAACCAGAAAACCTGTGTTCGTGACTTTGCGCTAA